Below is a window of Oreochromis aureus strain Israel breed Guangdong linkage group 4, ZZ_aureus, whole genome shotgun sequence DNA.
ttgttgaaattttgtgaggtttcactcGAGATTCTGGCTTTTCTggcaaaataaattaatattaaaaaaaatcgattcaggattttaatgaatcgatttcacgttatcaagccagaatcgattttaatcgatgaatcgattattaaaacccaccctagtgtgcagttcctgctttaaatgcattcaaaatctaagtgataagaggccagaaatgtttgaactcggttatgaacctacatcactgaggcagtctctcctgcatgaagtccaggtgctggttttccagtgtgtgcatctgatggcccaaagctgactcagagctgtaacaccatcaatggctgcagtatggaacagatgtgggtgtgtcctcatctcccagaggagtccaaatcgtcatcaaacagccctacagacacaaaaacgtgaaaatgtaaacaaccagactatcagcagtgatttaagtactttaagacctctgtgaaaatcatttacagtatatatcacagaatttaaggcctttataatcacagagcatacagagaaaagtactaaactgaatcaatttcagctttcatttttcatgatgtatattgtattaataattaaatttcattatctgtatctttaccacacatttgccacataggtgtagatactataggttcagtgaatgcttaaattgcactgattagaatatactggacattcaaagctaagattcagcgcactgtgttagaggctgggatttgatgaattcatcatatatacacaacctttgatcatcatttatgtccaggtgagaatgaatctgtgcactcacatattaaatgaactgaaatcagtagtgtgatctccagtcttgatataaggaatgagagaactgacagctgttattttaatcaacctgtctcagttgttttaactccaagtaccatagagtaatgtggtaacatctggactgacgagtttactgtcagcattgtaatcgctagtttaaaggctgtaggttgcagccattgctctaacactgtaaaaatgtaacagggctcagtgctggttctaacagtctgagctgcttccagctttatttgtgaagagcacagcagcttacaaaacacgtagcgagctcgtacagctgcgacgtaaaactttcattagctaagatgatcttaaaataacggggctacgtgcggtgatgctagcgttagccacgttagcaccttaccttcaacaggtggtcagactgtgtagacaggcactcagtcagaggttggctctccgtctcgctgcagggtcccttcattcttcacatatccgtgtcgagccgagtgtaaatcccgacgctgaacggcctttgtacaagcacacacgcccgtagcagggagaagctatgagctagaaaaatccagcctggcagacagcctgtgtctgaccaaccaatcagagagctccttacatcccacggtgtggctaatttgaatagcctccagcaagttgttaatcgaagagctaatccagcagctaatccaggagctaatccagcagctaatcccggagcgaacaggaaagggaaaaaggattttgaactgcagtttattaaattgcaagtggaaaaaggattttgaactgcagtttattaaattgcaagtggaaaaaggattttgaactgcagtttattaaattgcaggtggaaaaaggattttgaactgcagtttattaaattgcaggtggaaaaaggattttgaactgcagtttattaaattgcaagtggaaaaaggattttgaactgcagtttattaaattgcaagtggaaaaaggattttgaactgcagtttattaaattgcaggtggaaaaaggattttgaactgcagtttattaaattgcaagtggaaaaaggattttgaactgcagtttattaaagtgcaactgaaaaaaggattttaaaatgcagtttattaaagtgcaattggaaaaaggattttgaaatgcaattggaaaaaggattttgaaatgcagtttattaaattggaattcaaaaatgaatttacaattgcagaatttattctacaattcattattaaagcacagagatttttatttcgatgcgcgtggctcttgtggtcctccatagcgGAGTGTGTCATGTCTCTTGTGTAGGTTAAATTCTGTctccatgtttatttatttgtttcctaGTTACATCTCATGCTCCCTCTATTCCTTATGTTCAGTCAGTCTGCGtctctgtgtgagtctgtggtttcctgttttattgtaatAGTTCTGTCTGCTGTGTTAGTGTATtcgttttttctctttatcaaATTCGTTACCCTTGGTGTATATATTGTGTATGTTTTCCAACGTTTTTGTAGTGGTCTGgttattattttgtgtttagGCATTCCTCTGTTTAGTTTGAGACTTATGGTTTTTCCCTTTCTTGTGGATCTGTCTTAATAAATGGCACGCCTTCAATTAAATCAGTTACTTTCTCTTATTTGGGTACTCATCCTTGTCACTGCATGCTGTCTGCTTTAGCAGATGTGACGCTGATAACTggtgttcattttttaaaataaaacccttGTTGCTTCATTGCCCATGTCAGTCATGAAAAGGACATTTTTAATCTCAGTGATATTTacaccacaataaaaaaaaccaaaaaacattaTAAAGTAGAACTTCAGCAGAATCAGCAAAAGAGCTTGCAACCATTCTCCAATAATCACTCACTTTACTGCCACCATAACAGATCCAATACCAGAGAGAGGTCAGTATGTGTGCTGCCCTTAAAGACAGTTCGGTTCAACTGTGAGCATTAAGTGCTTAACATTGGCCCAGGACATGAGGTAGGGATGGTCATTGTCTCTGTGTTCCCAAAAATCCACAAATATATTTCTCTAAATCTGATAAATATCCTACTGATCTGTTGAGtttcagaaaaacatgaagtttAAACTGCTGGGCTACATTTTTATGTTCAGTGCAAGATTTAGAGGAATTCTTCCAGTCCAGCCTGAATCTTGGGCTCCAGGTAGTCGTCCCTCAGACGTACAGAAACACATTTAGTTTCTCataatgaggtcagtgtaaGGACAAAGCCCCACAAAACATAGACAAATGTAATTTCTTCATGTCATTTGATCTGTTCAACTCACAGTGTTATGCTCATTAACTAAAGTGGTCTGACACAGGATTACAGAggttgtgtaaataaaacttcCTCAGTGGGTTGGTACGGTTTTTCTACTAGAATCCCTGTATACTGTATAACACTAACTCTCCAGGCTGCACAGTGTGAGCCTGAATTTATCACAATGAATGTCTCATAGTGCACataaaacatttggatattttttaaaaaaatagtttcaTTGTAATCAGTAGAACCCCCTCCAATGATTGGATTGGATGATGGCACTGCACTGCCCTCTGGGATTTGTAGTCGACCTCTCTGTCGGAGGGACATGATGTTTGCGCTGAAGATTCATCCAGGAGTATTTCATGTATGAATGCCTGTTTTGATTATCCAGAATATCATTACTGAGCTCTCTGTAGAAATCCAATCAAGGCAGAATCAAATCAAAGATCAGCAGGCAAAGCTTTAAACCTGTAAAGTCTCAACGTCGAAGCTTGTTCACATTCATTTGTGTCCATCACATCATGTCAATGAAGTCTGGGTTCCCTAAAGGCAGAGTTGGAGACAAAAGGCGAAGCTGAGGAGATGGAAGAAGACAAAGATGAAGGAGTGAGCAGGACGACCCTCGCTGCTGTCGAACACGCTTTTCGAGTCAGTAGTAGTGGTAACCATTATGGTGGTGTTGGTACTGCTGGTAGGGGTGGTGAAGGAGACATTGGTGGGGTTGGCGGAGTTGCCGCTGGTGATATTCAAGGCTGGAGACAAGAGTGTCTCAACCGTCTCAGACAAGAAGGAGTCAAAGGTGCTCAGTCTGGTGAAGGTCATAACTGGAGTTTGTCGTCTTCTCCTGGCAGAGGGGCTCGGAGCTGTTAACACGACCGCCTGGAACCAAGAGCCGTCCTGCTTACACATCAGTGGCCCACCAGAATCACCCTGAACAAACAGACAGGAAAGTTTGTGTTTCAGAGTTTGAGACACTCTGTTTACTAGAAAACCTTGGACCAAGATTATTTTAACTACCTAAAACTAAACGACCAAATTCAACTAggtgttaaaaacattttacacagttgtaacaacaacaataacaataatcagaATACATTAACTCTAATAAGAAATTTAGGCTTAAAACAAAGGAACTAAATTAAATTAGCCTTAAATCTAATTGGCCCGTAATGAAGACTGAGATTTCAAAGCTGGAAATTCTTACATGTTTATAAAGATTCCAAGCATTGTAAGCCCTGTGGAAATGATGAAACTATCCAAATTCATCACGTGTCTCTGATAAGCTAAATCCAAGGTCCAGAACAAACATGTCAGCAGACAGTGTGTTATAAGAAGAAGAATCCAGTCATTTACCTGCTGCAGTGCAAACACGTCTGTACAGATGCTCTCACTCGATGATGAGCTCCCACAGTTTACCACCGAGGTCTGAAACTGCTGCATAACTTCCTCAGCTAACATTATGAAAGATAAGAAAATCCTGATGTTTGACTAAAGAAACTGTAAGTGCAGTGGTCCACATGTGTAATCTGAGAGATGGACTGGTGCAGAGTCTGGGCAGAACTCTGTCAGCCTTCATGTTGCTGactcacctcctcctcttccaggACTCCAACCGGCCGCCCAGCACGCCAAGCCCTCGGCGAAGGTTCTCCCGTTGTCCAAGCAGATGGGCTGGATGTAGTCGGTCAGGGTGGGCTGGGCCGATAGACGGAGGATGGCTATGTTGGTCCCGGTCGTGTTGCTCAGAGTGATATTTGTCACATTCAGCGTCACCTCAAAGGGGTTGGATCCATTTAGCTTCAGACGCCCCAACACGACAGTCCACTCGGACGCTACAGGGGAGCTGTGGGAGGAACGAAGCACACAAACATAATCTTCATCAGCTTCAAACAAGATCTACACCTTTACACTCAACTTCATGGGACCCAAGTTTTACAAATTTGAACCTGGTGACATTCAGGCCTGGGTCTTATTAAAGAGTTATATATTTAACTAGAAGACCCAGAGAGCTAATCAGTTAATGGTGAAGTTTTTctctttgatttgatttgaaaaaaaGTATGAAACACGTCACAGAAAATGTTGCTGACGAacaaaccaatcacagccgcagcgggCTGAATCGAAGCCTTGCTTTATCTCTATAGAGCTGCACATCAGCTTACACTGTAAATGACCTATGGACTAGTTTTAACGCAGAATCAGCTTAAATGCTAACCATGTGTGGGACTGATCAGCTACATGTGTGGAAAGTGTGGAAGTGTGGCACCATCAGGTGATGTGGGCTGGcactgagatcagctgatctgctgggactGTGTTCAGTTTCCATTTTTAAAGACTCGCTCATTTCCTTAAAGGGAGCGTtccattttcagtcttttgggCACAGTTTTCACTGGTGGATTGATCCACAGTGGAATAAAGTTTGTTTACAAAACTTTGACTCAGTGGAAAGAGAGAGTGTTCAGTCTCAAAAGATCTCCACCATGTTTTTTGACCACCATCGGTGGTtgttcatctgcatgtttatgcttttaatttatttctgtaCCTTTACGTTAGATTTTTCATGTTGTAATCCAAACAGTGTTGAACAGCTGCAAACTAAACTTTTCTTCatgttgtctgtgaaggttctcagtcatccaggtcatcgtagtctaaggagcttggaaagaaacctggacttctttaagttgcttgaagacctctcatccgagaagcttcttcagtactaagggtcaaatggtggagagtcccagattcaaatcctgtgggagtgtccccccaaagagggacaacaGGACCCCCCTTCTTCATGTTGGAGCTTGATGGTGATTTGATTCCTGCCAGCCTTTTCCCAGTAAAAGTTTTTAATAGTGATTATCAGAGCCAGCACTACCATTTTGGACAGtagaaaattttttttaattccaccTGAGCTAATTATCTTGGTATTGGCCTCTTAGATCTTCGCTGTCGAATAGGGAAAATATGTTTcaacataaaatgtaaatatgtggTACAACTGGTCTGTGGTACAACttttgcttgtgctgttgttggtctgTCAGCCAGCTATGGAGAAGAATTCTAGACTACAAAGAgttgaagtgaaactgaaggtTTAAAACAATGAATAGTATCCACTGCAGCCGCTGTCTGTACCCTTtatgctgatgtttttttttcaaatctttgatgattttcttgTGCCTCTTTTTGTGAACTCAACTGTCTCTTTGTCTCTTCCTGTTCTGGCCCACTTGTCAACTAATCAGCATTTGACTGATGCACAGTGTCATCGATGTCAACTGGACGTGAACACGACTGTGGTGGAGGGAAAGTCATGTCATTTACTCAGTCCCCAGAGGATGAACTGTATCATTGTCTGTCCAAACTTCAACTGACCTTGAGAAGCAGTTGGCGTTGCTCAACACTGAGTCCAAGGCCACCAGAGTCCCACCACACACGTGACTTCCATTCTTCTGTAGGCTCGCCATCCACGGCCATGAACCAGCCACCACTGAGGGTCCCCCCGTGTTGCGAGAATTCCTTGGAGCTTGTCCACAGAGCAGtgctgaaaaaataaacagaggaagacacaaagaaattttaaaaacctGGACCGCATGAACCCATCGGCTTTAGGTCAGGTAGGTTAGACCAaaccatttttaaataaagtgttttcatGATGGACACTCACAGTGGGGAGTGGTCAAAGGTCGCGTGGTTCTTGTAATGATGGCGGCTCTGTTGGTGGTTGTTGCAGGGACTGTAGTTGTTGTGGTGGGGATTGTGGTTGTAGGTGTGGTGGTCATtgtgggtgtggtggaggtggttgtaggtgtggtggtggtggtgattgTAGGTGTGGTGGTGGTTATGGTTGTAGGTGTGGTGGTGGTTGTAGGTGTGGTGGTTGTAGGTGTGGTGGTGGTTGtaggtgtggtggtggtggtgattgTAGGTGTGGTGGTGGTTATGGTTGTAGGTGTGGTGGTGGTTGtaggtgtggtggtggtggttgtagGTGTGGTGATGGTTGtaggtgtggtggtggtggttgtaggtgtggtggtggttgtaggtgtggtggttgtggttgtaggggtggtggtggttgttGGAGGGGTGGTGGTTGGCACTGGTGGCAGTCCTGTGCAGTTGACACTGAGGTCACTGTTGGTCCCAGTGGACGTGAACGTCATGAAGCCCGGCTGGTTGGAGGAGATCTGGCTGTTGATCCAGGTCTGGTACTGGGATACTCTGGCGTAGACTCCTGGAAGATTCGGCCTGGCACAACCGGTCCCAAAACTGACGATTCCCGCCTGAATCCAGCGACCGCTCTGCTTGCTCACCATTGGACCTCCTGAATCCCCCTTTGAGAGCAGAAACATTTACTGTTAGCTGAGGAGAAGAAACTGTAGAAGGTGAAATGTGCCAAACAGGTAACAACAATCACCTGACAGGAGTCCTTTCCTCCTGCACTTAACCCGGCACAGATCATGTTGTCAGTGATTGTTCCCACTCCATAGTCACATTTACACTGCCTGTTTCCCACAACAGGAACCTCCACCTCCATCAGGTTTTGTGGAGAAGGAAGGGACGCTGAGACggacaaaaaaatcaaacaaaaatctGCTCAAAAAGTTCAACTTCTATTGTCATATCTGCTTGTGGAACATATGGGTGGTCAGCATAAATTTGGTACTAGAATCATCTTGTAGCCACGATTCCTCATGTATCAACCTCATTTTATAATAACCTCATGTTTTaaaagccatccatccatccttcttcTTCCGCTTTAtacctaagcagagaagcccagacctccctgtccccagccacctcctctagcttgTCTGGGGGgataccaaggcgttcccaggccagctgagagatataatctctccagcgtgtcgtgggtctgccctggggcctcctcccggtggaacatgcccggaacacctcacccaggaggcgcccaggaggcatccttgtcagatgcccgaaccacctcaactggctcctttcgatgtggaggagcagtgggtctactctgagccccttccagatggccgaacctctcaccctatctctaaggaagaggccagccacccttcggaggaagctcatttccaacGCTTGTATCTGCTATTTCGTTCTTTCggtcgtgaccataggtgagggtagggacgtagatcgaccggtaaattgagagttTTGCTTTTAagctcagctccctcttcaccacgaggGACTGATGCAGCgagaccccaagatacttaaactcctccacttgagGCAGGAACTCATCTCTGACCCGGCGTGAGCACTCCATCCTTTTCCGgatgagaaccatggcctcagatttggaggtacTGATCCTC
It encodes the following:
- the LOC116329162 gene encoding transmembrane protease serine 9-like, translated to MAFYKVMCLAAGLMLLTQESESQLDVCGKPKLNTRIVGGQAAPVGSWPWQVSLQSSGSHFCGGSLINSQWVLTAAHCFQTITASGLTVNLGRQSLQGSNPNAVSRTVTQIIKHPNYNSETFDNDICLLQLSSSVTFNSYISPVCLASSNSTFYSGVNSWVTGWGNIGEGASLPSPQNLMEVEVPVVGNRQCKCDYGVGTITDNMICAGLSAGGKDSCQGDSGGPMVSKQSGRWIQAGIVSFGTGCARPNLPGVYARVSQYQTWINSQISSNQPGFMTFTSTGTNSDLSVNCTGLPPVPTTTPPTTTTTPTTTTTISALLCGQAPRNSRNTGGPSVVAGSWPWMASLQKNGSHVCGGTLVALDSVLSNANCFSSSPVASEWTVVLGRLKLNGSNPFEVTLNVTNITLSNTTGTNIAILRLSAQPTLTDYIQPICLDNGRTFAEGLACWAAGWSPGRGGAEEVMQQFQTSVVNCGSSSSSESICTDVFALQQGDSGGPLMCKQDGSWFQAVVLTAPSPSARRRRQTPVMTFTRLSTFDSFLSETVETLLSPALNITSGNSANPTNVSFTTPTSSTNTTIMVTTTTDSKSVFDSSEGRPAHSFIFVFFHLLSFAFCLQLCL